Below is a genomic region from Mesorhizobium sp. NZP2298.
CTCATCGACCTCTGTCTCATGGCACGGGAAAACGCTTATGCCTGCCGATATGAATGAACGCGCCACGTCATATGCGCTGGTGGTTGCCTGCGGTACCTTGAAATTGATTTTGGCCATTACGAGGCAATCCATTCGCAATTAACTTTTATGTAGGTGGTGTCTTGTCGTGCGCCTGCATAGGTCTCAATTCTGCGCACTTTGGAATCCATCCGCTCGAAGACGTCAATGCAGCCAGACATGTCCGTGCAACTGTCCTCCTCCATAAATACGGTGCCAACACCAGTGTAAAAGTCATAGGCGACGCTGCGGACATAGCACTGCATTGTGTCGTGGAATCTGGTCATGCGGCGGCCATTCTGGCGGGCGTGTTGTCGTTTACCACAGCCAAAGCACGCTCTACGCGACTAATGGCTCGTCCGATTGCTTCGGGGATTTGCGGGCAGACCGCGTCGCCGAAGGCTTCGACAATGAGACTTGCTGCAACCGTCCCTCTTGGACCGCCGATTGCAATGCGCGACTGAGCCACCCAGCCGGATAACCCATCATCCACCCGTAAGTGATGGGCAAGGCCGCCGTTCCAGTTAGCCCATGGCTCTGCAGGAGAGTTGCCAAGAGGCGAGCGCCTATCCACTTGTCCGACGCTTTCCCCGTCATCGAGCCGTCTATCACCGCATCCAGTGCTGGAGAGTGGCGACGGTCGTGGGCTGGACTCCAGGAGTCCAGCCGTTTGTCCCTCTTGGTAGGAGTTGGCAGGGTTTCTAGTTGACGCTCGCCCATTGCCATTGTCGTTACAAGCGACACGCCTGTCGTCTTGTCGCTCGTCGCCTTCGCTATCTCCGGCCCGTGGTTCGCGTCGCTCGCTCGCGGCGTTGGCATCATCGCTTGGTGCAATTGATGTCGCACGGTCCCCATCCTGCCCGTATCGCCATGTCCTCCCGCTTTCATGTCGCTCGCTCGTGGCGTCGATAGGATCATCCGAAACGGATAGGTCGAACCCGCCCCACCGCCCTTGCCGTCCTGCATCCCGTCCGATGCCATTGGCGTCGGCAAGCGAGAATCCAATAAGCCAGCTTCGCTTGCGCTCGTGGTTCGCGCCGATGTCTCCAGCACTGACCACGAACGGCCAGCAGGTGTAGCCGATTGCCTCCAATGCATCGATGACCCGGTCTGCGCCTCTAGTTCTGAGATTAGCGCTATTCTCAAGAGCGAACCAACGAGGTCTGCATTCGTCAATGAGCCGGACAGCTTCGAAGTAGAGGCCGGAGCGCTCGCCGTCGACGCCTTTACCTTTAGTGTTGGCGCTGCTGATGTCCTGGCACGGTGGGCTGCCGACGATGATGTCGGGAAGTCCATGACCGTCCCGAACAAGTCTGTCTGCGGTAAGGGTGGTGACGTCGTCATAAACTGGGACTCCGGGGTTGTTCTGGCTGTAAAGGACGCGACGCCACGGGATGACTTCGCAGGCGGCTATGGTGCGGTAGCCTGCGCGATGCATGCCGAGTGACCAGCCGCCCGCTGCAGCGCTGAATAGGTCTAGGACGCGGGGGCCATCAGAATGGTGCATCGCCGCTCCTCACAAGTTGACGCAACCGCTTGGTGCAGCCGTCCCAAATGCGTCCACAGAAGATAAGCACCTGTTCTTCTGTCCATTCGCCAAGGTCGGACCCGTATTCCTCCACCAGTGGGCCCGCGGCATCCATACCGCCCGCACGCGCCTTCAGCTTGTAGGCATCCGGTCGCTTTAGTCGTTGGATGTTGTCAATCATGAAGCTGCAATCCACACACAGGAACTTGGGGTCTTTGTCTCTTGGACTGGTGAAGCCCATGCCAATGCCTATTGCCCTGTCTCCGCAGAACGAGCATTCGGCCGGATCGTGTTGACTCATGCTGCACCTGCAACTGGCGTAGCGGGGGCGAACATATCGGCGGGCGGGGTATTGTCGTTCTTAGGGCGGAACATGTTTGGCTTCCTTGATGCCGCCTCGATGCGCCGGCAAGACATGTCGAAATAGGTCTCGTCCAACTCGATCCCTATGAACGGTCGACCAGATTGAACGCAGGAAACGCCAGTGGTGCCGGAACCCATAAACGGATCCAGCACCACCCAATCCGACCAGGTTGAGTTCTCAATGTAGAGCGACATAAGTTCGGTAGGTTTTTCCGTTGGATGAGACGACTCGTCTCTCTGGAAGATGCTAACCAAACTCTTCGATGCCGGATTGCGGATTGTGAACGCCTTGCCCTTGCGCATGAATAGCGTGAATTCAGTGACGTTTTGGTAGTACTTGTTAGGCAGGGCGGAACGCTTGTCCCAAGTTAGGATGGTGTGGAGGTCAAAGCCCGCAGCCTCCGCTGCAGCCCATGCCGCCTTCAAGTTCTTTCCATTGGACATGAAATAGGCTTGCCGGTCATCCTTCAGCGCGGCATACACGATAGGTAGCCAGTCGCTCCACTTGATGTCACACTTAACTATATCGCCTCCGTTGCCATAGTCCTTCATCCACCCGCCGAAACCTCCCTCGAGTTGAAGGTTGGCCGCGAACCCGCCTTTTGAAACAAGATATGGCGCGTCGCTGACTATGCAGTCGACAGATGACAACGTGGGCACAATGTCCCGCATGTCACCATTGTACAAAGTACAATCGCCTATGGTTTCAACCCGCATCACGCGCCTCCCATAACCTTGTCTTCCCAAACCCGAAACCCCGGAACCATCCGCATACCGCTGCGCACGACCGCGTCGGCAGCCGACTGCACTAGGGCACGGAAAGCATCAGGATCGCGCGCGTATGCCCAATCAAGCGCCCTCTCTTCATCTTCGAGCGAAGCCTTCCACACACTTCGCAGCCCGGTCGGTCCCTTCGTTGCAGCCTTGGCAAACCGGCTAACCGCAGCGGCTTCCTTGACCAGCAGTTCGGCATCTTCGCGCGCAGCCAGGTTGCCTTGGCTGGTGGCCATTGCCTCACGGGCAATCGCGGCCAGCCGTTCCGCCTCAATGGCGGCTTCCCGCGCGATTCGTGCTTTCTCGTCGGCTTCCCGCTTGCGCCATACGGCTAGCATCTCGCCCAGCGACGCCTTGGCCAGATCGACCTTGCCCTTCTTGGGTTGGATGTACGGATTGAACTGCTTCTGGATGGCATCAATCTTCTCGTCCAGTGGCTTCTTTGCCTCAACCCGCAGTGCGTCCGCAGCCTTGCCGGCCTCATGGATTTGGTCATAAAGCGCCGTCACCGTGTCGTGCATGGTGGCGCTGTCAATTGGCTCACCGTCGGCGAAGTTTTTGGCCTCATCGTACAGGTCTTGAACGAGGGCAAGCGCCACCTCAACGGGGTCAACCGTCGGCTGATTGTGCGTCTTGGGCGGGAGGTCGTAATAGGTGGTGTTGGCTGCTGTGTCGATCACGCCATATCCTCATAGTAGAGTGTGTAGGACTTACCGCAGACGGCACACGCATAACGCTCTGTGTCGAAGTCGCCGCCGACTTCTTTGATGTTTGCGCATTTGGTCCAGCGTCCTGAGCCGCCAAGGATGATGCGTTCGCGTTCCGTCATCTCTGGTGGATGCGGAATGAATACGGATACGCATTCTGGCGGTTGCTTTGACTTATCGCCTTCGTGGTCACTCATGATGCATGTTCCTCAAATAGCTTGCCAAGTTCGATCCATTGCGCCTTGCTCTTGGCGACCACATCCTTGGCATACGTCTCGGCCGCGTCATAAGACTCGTAAATGTTGTAGGTGGAGAACTTCCGCGCGCCACACCGGAACTCGGTTATGTCAAACTTGTGCGATGTGTAGACTTCCTCAGTGACAAGAACGCCCTCCAGTAGTTCAATCTCATAGCCGTAAGTGAAGCTACGAAACTCGCGCTTCCAATTTATAACGTATCGTGCACACCGCATGCTATTCTCCTCAAACCTTTGAACCTGCAGCTTGTTGCGCCATGCGCAACAATACGCATGTGCGTATATTCTGGCTTTATGCGGCTTCGCGTATATCCTCCCGCGCCTGCTCTGCGGACATGGCCTGCGCCAGCCGGATAGCATCCGCCGTAACGATGATGTAGCCAGCCGCCTTCAGTGCGCCTACCAACTGCGCCGCTAGCGCAGGCGCACCAGGGTAGGCATCACAACAGCCGCGCAAACTGGCGGTAAGCACTTCGGTTGGTGTTTTCAAAACGGAACCTCCAATTCATCCCACTTCGCATGACCTATGCCATTATCGTTGTTGGCTGGCTCGTTGTCGTTTACGGCCTTGGTGGCTCCAGGCTTGTAGCCAAGAACCTTGTAGTACCGGCCTTCTGGCGCGATGTTGATTTCTTGTGTTGACAAAAGCTCGTTCTGCCTTTCCAACCACTCAAGCGGTGACTTTGGAAAGGGTCGTTGGCCGCCATGGTCAACCCAGAACCGGTCTGTCTTGGACTTAAACCTGCCGCTATGTCCTGGCCCAAGCCATTCATTAACGGCAGTCATACCGAGCATGTACGTAACCTTGACGCTGTCAATCTTGTCGGCGCTCTTGGCCTCATGGAACCTAAATGTGCGGCTGGTTACAGGGCGCCACTTGGCATCATCGGTGGACAATATCGGCGCACCGCTGGCCGTCGCAGTAACCTTCTTTTCCGGCTCCGGAAACTGATAGCCGCAACCGGGGCAGACACGCACGCTGGCGTGCAGTTTTTCGCCACATCCGAAATGCCCGTTAGCGTCAGCGATCTCCTGCGGGCAGATTTTAATTGGCGCTTCGCCGTCTCCCTTGCCTGGCGTCCTAGGCTCAACCATGTCGACCGGGCCGTGTTCGTCTACCAGCTTGGCGAAGTCGAGAACAAGGCAGTTAGGCTTCGGTCCAGCCGCGATAGCGTGTAGCCGCTGCTCTACCGTATCTAGCGGCATGCCTGGCGCGTAGAGCGGACGCGTCCCGCGCCCCATCATCTGGATATACAAGGCAGCGCTTTTCGTAGGCCGCATGGCTGCAATCAGGTCGACGCCCTTGTGATTGAAGCCTGTGGTCAGCACTGAATTATTGGTGACGGCGCGAATGCGGTAGGCCTTGAAATCCTCAATGATGCGGCGCCGTTCGTCCTTCGGCGTTTCGCCAGTGATGGTCTCGCATGTGATGCCATGCGCGCGGATCTCGTCGCGGACGTGAAAGGCGTGATCGACGCCAGAGCAGAACAGCAACCACGAGCGGCGATCAGCGCCCTTTGCAACGGTCTCGGCAACCGCCGACTTTGTAGTGTCTGGCTTGTCTACGGCGGTATACAGCGCGTTCTGTTTGTAGTCGCCGCCAAGCTTTCCAACGCCTCGCAGGTCGTACTCCGTAGCGGTTGGTAGACTGGACAGACGGCAGAGGTAGCCGTCGCGGATGCCGTCGGCAATGCCGTACTCAAACACCACGCGGTCAAACAGCGCGTCTTCGCCTTCGTCCAGCCTGCCGCTGTCCAGGCGGAATGGCGTGGCTGTCAGGCCAACAATCTTCATGTCTGGATTGATGGCCAACAGCGCCTCAATGAAGCGGCGATACATGGTGTTGTCAGCCATCGGAATGAGGTGGCACTCATCCACCAGAAGCACGTCGATGTGGCCAATTTGCTTGGCCTTGTTGTGGACCGTCTGAATGCCAGCGAAGATGATTTGCGCCTTGGCGTCGCGACGGTTTAGGCCCGCCGAATAGATGCCGGCAGGCGCGAATGGCCACACGCCAAGCAGCTCGAGATAGTTCTGCTCAATCAATTCCGCGACGTGAGTTGCGACCATCACGCGCATATCCGGCCAGCCGCCTACCAGGCGCTTGATAAGCGACGCCATGGTCAAGCTCTTGCCGGTGCCTGTGGCTTTGACCACGAGCGGATTTCCCGACTCCTCCGACCAATAGTCGAAGATAGCGGCTTCGGCTTGCTCCTGATACTCGCGCAGTTGCAGCATCCTAAGCAGCCACCATGCCGCAAGCCTTGCGCAGCGAAGCACGCCCGCGCACCTCGAGTTGACGCACGCGTTCGCGCTTTATACCCATGTCAGATCCAATCTCCACCAGGCCGAAGCCCATGCCGCGACGCAGGAGGATTGCACCGTCACGACCAGTTGCCCGCGCAAGCATGTCCTTGGCGATAAGCGCTCGCTCCTGGTCGGCTGGCTTGCCGATGATTGCTGAGTATTTGTTGTCTTGGTCGTAAACAACCGGCACAGACTTCTTGGTGCGCTTGTTGGCGGCGACGCCGCGCATTTGACATGCAAGCCAATTGTAGAAGCCGCCCCCAACGCTGTAGTCATCGCCGCGGAAGTTCTCCCATGATGCAAAGATTTGCACCAGCGTGTCTTGGATTAGTTCCTCGCGCTCGCCTGCGGGCACGTACTTGCGGGTAAGGCTTTTGAGGGCTGGCATGTAGGCGAGGACACGCGCGTCGAAAGATGCGGGACGGTTCATGCTGCTTCCTCGTTGTCGTTCGCGCCGTCGACCCAGATGCGGCCGCTGCGGAGCTTGTAGGTAATCGTCTCTGCCTCTTCATCGCTATCGATAAGCTCGCCCGGTACCAATCCAGGCAGATGGAGATGCGCGGGACACGCTGCCTTCTGTTCATCGATTCCCAATGGCTTCGAAAACCGTGCGCAACTCCAATGGCAGTCGCCCCCCTGCTCCGGCTGGCTGTGCAGACAAGAGCGGCATGTCACGCGCGGCATTATGCCTTCGTGGCAGACGTCTTTATGCCGACAGAACATGCATCCGAAGAATTCTGGATCCTCTGATATCCGAGATGGCGGCTCATCCGAGAACACGATGCGTTCGGCTCGAGCCAATTGGCGCAGGCAATATTCAA
It encodes:
- a CDS encoding DNA cytosine methyltransferase, giving the protein MHHSDGPRVLDLFSAAAGGWSLGMHRAGYRTIAACEVIPWRRVLYSQNNPGVPVYDDVTTLTADRLVRDGHGLPDIIVGSPPCQDISSANTKGKGVDGERSGLYFEAVRLIDECRPRWFALENSANLRTRGADRVIDALEAIGYTCWPFVVSAGDIGANHERKRSWLIGFSLADANGIGRDAGRQGRWGGFDLSVSDDPIDATSERHESGRTWRYGQDGDRATSIAPSDDANAASERREPRAGDSEGDERQDDRRVACNDNGNGRASTRNPANSYQEGQTAGLLESSPRPSPLSSTGCGDRRLDDGESVGQVDRRSPLGNSPAEPWANWNGGLAHHLRVDDGLSGWVAQSRIAIGGPRGTVAASLIVEAFGDAVCPQIPEAIGRAISRVERALAVVNDNTPARMAAA
- a CDS encoding DNA-methyltransferase — its product is MRVETIGDCTLYNGDMRDIVPTLSSVDCIVSDAPYLVSKGGFAANLQLEGGFGGWMKDYGNGGDIVKCDIKWSDWLPIVYAALKDDRQAYFMSNGKNLKAAWAAAEAAGFDLHTILTWDKRSALPNKYYQNVTEFTLFMRKGKAFTIRNPASKSLVSIFQRDESSHPTEKPTELMSLYIENSTWSDWVVLDPFMGSGTTGVSCVQSGRPFIGIELDETYFDMSCRRIEAASRKPNMFRPKNDNTPPADMFAPATPVAGAA
- a CDS encoding DEAD/DEAH box helicase translates to MLQLREYQEQAEAAIFDYWSEESGNPLVVKATGTGKSLTMASLIKRLVGGWPDMRVMVATHVAELIEQNYLELLGVWPFAPAGIYSAGLNRRDAKAQIIFAGIQTVHNKAKQIGHIDVLLVDECHLIPMADNTMYRRFIEALLAINPDMKIVGLTATPFRLDSGRLDEGEDALFDRVVFEYGIADGIRDGYLCRLSSLPTATEYDLRGVGKLGGDYKQNALYTAVDKPDTTKSAVAETVAKGADRRSWLLFCSGVDHAFHVRDEIRAHGITCETITGETPKDERRRIIEDFKAYRIRAVTNNSVLTTGFNHKGVDLIAAMRPTKSAALYIQMMGRGTRPLYAPGMPLDTVEQRLHAIAAGPKPNCLVLDFAKLVDEHGPVDMVEPRTPGKGDGEAPIKICPQEIADANGHFGCGEKLHASVRVCPGCGYQFPEPEKKVTATASGAPILSTDDAKWRPVTSRTFRFHEAKSADKIDSVKVTYMLGMTAVNEWLGPGHSGRFKSKTDRFWVDHGGQRPFPKSPLEWLERQNELLSTQEINIAPEGRYYKVLGYKPGATKAVNDNEPANNDNGIGHAKWDELEVPF
- a CDS encoding sigma-70 family RNA polymerase sigma factor, giving the protein MNRPASFDARVLAYMPALKSLTRKYVPAGEREELIQDTLVQIFASWENFRGDDYSVGGGFYNWLACQMRGVAANKRTKKSVPVVYDQDNKYSAIIGKPADQERALIAKDMLARATGRDGAILLRRGMGFGLVEIGSDMGIKRERVRQLEVRGRASLRKACGMVAA